The Candidatus Poribacteria bacterium genome has a window encoding:
- a CDS encoding ABC transporter permease: MPIFLIGTNAPDIGIGDRLSWVWRSDAYQNIIVIALLVGAAWLLRYASQQEYWRNAARQIRRNRLAMVCLFILLGYLLIGVLDSIGWRDPLIRRTDQTLTRNESGAVVYRPKTLSLLDRLCTPLRERTEKTYSAPLATHLYAKSTLQTPDGRTVRDYPPLEYPRSHLLGTDKVGSDVLYLALKGIRTGLIIGGFTTLIAVPFAIFFGVIAGYFGGRIDDAVQYIYATLDSIPSILLIVAFMLLFGQGLFNLCLIMGISSWTGLCRVLRGETLKLRELEYIQAAEAFGVRRGLILLKHLIPNLMHIVLISAILRFSGLVLAEALLSYLQIGVDPTTGSWGNMINTARLELARDPIVWWNLAAAFTFMFGLVLPANLFGDAVRDALDPRLRTE, encoded by the coding sequence ATGCCTATTTTCCTCATTGGGACAAATGCTCCAGACATCGGAATCGGGGACCGGCTGAGTTGGGTATGGCGTTCCGATGCCTATCAAAACATTATCGTTATCGCGCTTCTTGTTGGCGCGGCATGGCTTCTCCGATATGCCTCACAACAAGAGTATTGGCGGAACGCCGCGAGACAGATTCGTAGAAATCGCCTTGCTATGGTCTGTCTCTTTATTCTTTTGGGGTATCTCCTTATCGGTGTGTTGGATAGCATCGGTTGGCGTGATCCACTGATACGACGAACCGACCAGACACTCACCCGAAATGAGAGCGGTGCTGTTGTCTATAGACCGAAAACCTTGAGTCTCCTTGATAGGCTCTGTACGCCACTTCGGGAGCGGACCGAGAAAACCTATTCTGCCCCCTTAGCAACGCATCTGTATGCGAAAAGTACCCTCCAGACACCCGATGGACGAACGGTTCGAGATTATCCGCCGCTTGAATATCCGAGAAGCCATCTCTTGGGTACCGACAAGGTGGGCAGCGATGTCCTTTACCTTGCACTAAAAGGCATTCGGACTGGACTTATTATCGGTGGATTTACCACATTGATTGCCGTGCCGTTTGCCATATTTTTTGGTGTCATCGCGGGTTACTTCGGCGGCAGGATAGATGATGCCGTTCAGTATATCTACGCCACCCTTGATTCGATCCCATCTATCTTGCTTATCGTTGCCTTCATGCTCCTCTTTGGACAGGGGTTATTCAATCTGTGCCTCATCATGGGGATCAGCAGTTGGACGGGGCTCTGTCGAGTCTTGCGCGGCGAAACCTTGAAACTCCGAGAATTGGAGTACATACAAGCCGCCGAGGCGTTTGGTGTGCGTCGTGGACTTATTCTTCTCAAACATCTTATTCCGAATCTGATGCATATCGTGCTAATCTCTGCTATCTTACGGTTTAGTGGATTGGTTCTGGCAGAGGCGTTGCTCAGTTATCTCCAGATCGGTGTTGATCCGACGACCGGAAGTTGGGGGAATATGATTAACACGGCGCGATTGGAACTCGCACGCGACCCGATTGTTTGGTGGAATCTCGCTGCAGCGTTTACGTTTATGTTTGGACTCGTGTTACCTGCGAATCTCTTCGGCGATGCCGTTCGTGATGCCTTGGATCCGAGGCTAAGGACGGAGTAA